The region ggtcgagaaacactgagagtcctaccgatagggcttaaagtgaagcccctatagaaaagttgtcatatatatatattataaatatatgaaaatataCATTTCTTTTTACATGTCCACATTGATGAAAAATTTTGTATTGTCATCCTAGTCTACAGTCCCCACCACTCGAAGCATCACCAACACTTTATTTTGTAGTACATGTTTTTATTATACATATATAGACCATTTATAtgaaagacttctcaatggttactacctataTATTGGTACTTGAAATTtcgtattttaatattaccaagtaatttaaaataaacaacttaattaaatgtggaatgttgattaagttgtttagacaAATTTCAATTTTGTTCACACTACTTATGCAACTGTTTAAACAGAAACTATGAAAAAAGGTAAAAATTCAACAAACGAGAATTTTTACGTAGTTCATAAATcttttcagataacctacatccacggggccatgcccagagaataaaccaattagtaaagaaacaatgtgtacaaaagcattgacttaaacaatgtaagactccctcttaaactattgtcgtaatcttgttgtactcttttctacgaatctggttttgatgaaacgttgattctcttgaactcctttCAAAGAATatcgagtgcacacttcctcccgaagtgaaacttagataaaatcatctctcgaagatccttatgaacacgttcacaatagacactacctgtttacaatggactagatagatatccacaagtacactcagcgcTCTTACAAAAAtcaaggtgaacaaacttaatttCTACAAATAAATACACTCTTCAAAAttacataatgtttacaaatattcaaaatggaagaggtgaaaattccaaaggctttagcaagatatttataggcaaggaaatcgtccaaggATTGAAATCAAATTGCAAATTCCATTGttttaggaaatcagccagcgAGATGAATTCTATgttgacagaaaaggaaactgatgagtcggcaatgtaatcagttttatctgacagaacgaacatggtcatttcttttgaccatgttcatttttgacatcttctttattccagaataaacataatctctgaaaataatctcaagataattgaaatacatatttttatcaaataatgtttatttgtgataaataaggtaaaaaatgtattcacacttaagatattttcacactagaaaatcagctgaatcaatttgataattaaatcatgaATCAATAAGGATATGTTGCTGATTTTCCtccataattttaaaatattttgtctaaattaaagttagtCCATAAATGATTTTACAGTACTAACTATTatgatgatttgataacatagtgATTTGGTATAGCAAGTTACTAACATATAAATATTtctttttctacattaattttgaatttagtttttttttgtcataattaatattatttctaaccaatgagagacactggCTATATTTAGATATTGACAcgcatttgaaaaataaaaagtttacaataatacactcatatttatatatatatatatattttgaattaatatatatatttatatatttgtgtcAGAGAATAGTCTCTAAACATAGTGATAttgaacaaaacaaaactaatACACACACTACAAAAGAGTTCATACACGGAAGGGCATCAACTTAAGTTGTAAAAATGTAAAAACTTGCAAGAACCTAAAGACAGAAAAAATCTTCGTCGAacagtaaaaaaaatataatttgagAAAAAAAGGTGTTTACGgtaaatttctatttttttttcctatttttaaTCGAAACCGTACTAATAGAATATTATATatgggaaatttgagtttctatgcttaatgagatatactaaatcaaaaaaatgctagacacttaaatcatttcaaaacaatgccaaattttttgacaatacccaaaatacccctctcataattttTCTCACCCCTTCCTCTtccctcttccctctctctccctcaacacattcctctcaactccctctcttgaaaaaaaattcatgggtaagaTAAAATATCATAGAAATCAATGTAATGGCAAGTATTCAACACTcaggacactaaaatactacatttcgaacagatttggacatgatttttgggttttttttgcgatttttttcagatctgaaactttgaaatctgcagaaaatcgacgtggttcgatggtggttcgatggtgctcgatgccagctcgatggggccttcaaaatcaagattttcatgaaaaaatcgatgttgctcgatggtggttcgatggaggttcgatggtggttcgatggtgttcgatgcgattcttgcaagatacgtaatttttcactcgggtatccatttggggtgattttttttttgattttgggtattttttcaagatctacacgtttgggatgtgtatatacacatttgggaaatgtaaatcttgaaaaaaatgacaaatgcaaaacatacctcatgttcaagatatgttttggtatgttttcaagttctaaactttgaaaatgtgtatatgaacatataaaacgtgtagatctcaaaaaaataccaaaaataaaaaaaaaaatcatcccaaacggacacccgagtgaaaaattatgtctcttacaagaattgcatcgaaccaccatcgaaccaccatcgagcaaccatcgagcaacgtcgattttttcatgaaaatattgattttgaaggccccatcgaggtagtatcgaacaccatcgagcaaccatcgagttgggcatgattttttagttatttttcagatttgaaactcggaaatatgtagaaaattgactttgctcgatggtgctcgataccagctcgatggtgctcgataccagctcgatggggccttcaaaatcaatattttcatgaaaaaatcgagatttctcgatggtggttcgatggttgctcgatggtggttcgatgcaattcttgtaagagacataatttttcactcgggtgtccgtttgggatgattttttttttgatttttggtatttttttgagatctacacgttttatatgttcatatacacattttcaaagtttagaacttgaaaacataccaaaacatatcttgaacatgaggtatgttttgcatttgtcatttttttcaagatttacatttcccaaatgtgtatatacacatcccaaacgtgtagatcttgaaaaaatacccaaaatcaaaaaaaaaatcaccccaaacggatacccgagtgaaaaattacgtatcttgcaagaatcgcatcgaacaccatcgaaccaccatcgaacctccatcgaaccaccatcgagcaacatcgattttttcatgaaaatcttgattttgaaggccccatcgagctggcatcgagcaccatcgaaccaccatcgaaccacgtcgattttctgcagatttcaaagtttcagatctgaaaaaaatcgcaaaaaaaacccaaaaatcatgtccaaatctgttcaaaatgtagtattttagtgtcctaagtgttgaatacttgctattacattgatttctatgatattttatcttacccatgaattttttttcaagagagggagttgagaggaatgtgttgagggagagagagggaagagggaAGAGGAAGGGGTGAGAaaaattatgagaggggtattttgggtattgtcaaaaaaTTTGGCATTGTTTTGAAATGATTTAAGTGTCTAGCATTTTTTTGATTTATAACCCCTCactaagcataaaaactcaaatttcccttataTATTTGGATTTGGATAATTGTTGCGTCAATATTAACAGAAAAgctttcaaaaaagaaaaaaacatacaCAGTTAAAGCAAAGTTTCTCAAACATACTAGAAATAGACACAACAACACGTGTCAGAAACCTCGCAACTTCGTGTCCCTATTCAATATTCATTCTTTCCTAAACCATTTTCTAGTTCTATCCAGAACCCACTCTTACTAACATTTATATAAACCCTCTATCTCATTCTCATCACATATAATACAAAGCACTAACGAAAATCACAATACTAAATACCTAAACGACATTAGCAAACTCCAAACGACAGTGAAAGAAGCTTGATCGCCGAACATGAAGCCTATCATCGACGACAAGAAAGACACTGTTACAATCCGAGCGGTGAGCCGCGACGAGGAAGGACGTAAGAGAGTGGAGAAGGCTGAGCTCAAAACTCACGACGTCGACACCGCCAAGTACGTGGAGAAGAAGCTCATCGACAAAGGGGTTCAGAGGTTGGAACGCCACCCGGCCAACGGGATTGGAATCCGTAAACCGCCACCCAAGTCTGGCCACGGAGGCAAGTACACGTGGGAGGGCCCCGGCGAGATCGTGGAGAACGAGCTCTCACCGACGCCACCTGCCATCGACGAAGGAGACCCCAATTATGTGGACGAGGTGGCGGAGGAGAGGATCGTGAGAGGTGAGGATAAGGAGGTGGCTGGGCTTGTAGTTGGAGAAGTTGAGGTTGCGAAAGTGGTTGAGAATAGAGAATGTGTTGCTAGGATTGAGGTTGATCCTCATATCAAACTTAATtagaaattaaaattgaattcaagtgTGTTTTTGTTATGTTTGTTGTTGGTTTGTTTGACATGAGAAAATGAAGTGGGTGACTTTCTAATAATTTAAGGCAAAGTTCTAAATTTGgcaaatttgtatttttttttttaaaggcaAGATTTTAATTTAACCGATAATTCCTCACAAGCTGATTATGGTGGCAACCCTATTTTGAATTATTTTCAAGGGAAAATTTATGAAATATCCAATTGAAAATTGAACTAATAATAATTTGTTTATATATAACTAGTTCATGAAGTTTCgactttctaaaaaaaaaaaattgaccatatCACTTTCCTTGCATTAATCACAATCTACAATTTTCTCAAGAGACaaacaaattttaaatattaataaattaaaaattacatatcaACAGATTCTCTTCCCATTCGTcacaatattttttttcatatgttAATTACGCAGTATCGgattttcttgaaaatttgcggCTAAATTTCTCACTTCTTTGAAGCATCTAAGTtgctcattttttatttttttagtgtcaACAGTTTGTAACAATTATATAACGTTTGAGATTTGACATTTTTGCTAACAAAAAAAGAGATAAAGAATTCTAACCcctttaaaaaataatacatttgaaTTAAATTGGTTATTTTTTcataaaagttttatttttaaaccatattatcatatatatatatattttggtaaTCTCTAAATTTATTTGTATAAATTTTTTTATCTTAAGATatcaattagttatttttaagttataatatgatgtcttattatttaaaatattttttagttaCCTTTTAAGTCTATTTCAGAAATAAATGagttattatataataatttattatataattttacTTTAGTATACTACATAGTAACTTTTGAATGAAAAATTGTAATACACTTTTTAGCAACTCGTGTAATTTAAATATGAGTAATAATAGTTTTGCTATTAACCAAACAGGAAAAAAAACTTAGAGGTtactttcaaattataattaaaaatacatattttggtctcttaaataattataagacactataatataacctaaaaatagaGTCATGTTCAAAGGAAACTAATTAGTTTCTTAAgataactaattttttaaaaataggtTTTGGATAATAtaaaagtattttaaataataatacactataatataacttaaaaataaaGTCATGTTTTCAAAGATAAATAATCAATATCTCAAGATAACTAATTTTCTACAAATAGTTTTGGAAGTAACCAAAATGTACATGAAATAATATGATCTTAAAATGAAATCTTCTATGCATAGGTAACCAATCAGTATCGTAAGCAACCAAAAGATTGTTGGGAGTATAGAGTATGATCACAAAATTTGTATgataattcaaaaaaattaaacataagaTAACTTCATAAACAATGGAAAAATAACACAACTTAAGTCAAGGGAAAGAGATGGCCTTTATATTGAGAGAAACTCTAGgtaaataaaatcataaagttatgattttatgtgatcaAACAATGGGCATAAACAAAAAGGCTTGACACAATAAAATTGTTGTCGAAAAAACTTTATTCCTAGCCTCCCATAAGAGATTGcgtgaagctactacaatggtggaatgagtcttgtgattaacaagtcttggtcttcaaacaagtcaagctttcttgatgaagatcttgaagAAAACTAGTAATTTCTTTGTGAGTTAGAGAGAAAGAGggtttaagagagagagagagtggataGTGATTGTTGACCCTAGATTttgccaacgacacagagtcaaaataacgacaaaaaATGAggtgaaaacaagaagaaaatcaAATGAAAAGTGAATAACacaaaatatttatagtggttcggccccaatgagatggtaatgacctacgtccacttagtgttcttattgatattgaatcccactAATGTGATGAaataactagggttcttgagtttcacaagccttaggaagattataatttcggtggataatcacactatgcttttctttttgaatacaaagattaaaagttcaaaagtccaacaattccttccttgagccttcctcttcttatttataggctcaagagggttacatgggccgatgggccttaattataattaatatcagcacatcaaggtaataaaaggaaacattatcaatgtaattattacaagattgcgtatcccaaaggaagtaaatgagagtatgcgaccagactggtcgcacctcaTCAAGAGACTTGACGAATCAATAATTATCTGGACGATGGTCGAACAAGATCTCTTCACTCGAAACCGCCACGTGCCAGCCACGTGTAAGAAAATCTTGCCATGTCATCGAAAGCCAtcttttgggtaaacatttgccccccaagtttattttactgtgaccagcataaagtaaacttaggtgaACGACCTTTTGCTTGCCCCGTCAAATTTGTCAgagccgtccatgccttctcgaaaaaggtaactaatcatgtcttttcggtttcccaaaagtggTTTGACGGCTATTGCACTTACCCATGCCTCGGAAAATTACCCTTTATGATTGCCTAGGTAACTACCCTTTATTCAATATAAGTACCCCCTCAAAATTACTTTTTACCTTTTACTCTttcctcaagaactctgaagaacaagaTACGATAGTTCAGGAATTTGGACAATCCTTCACAATCTGCGGAGTTTTTAGCCGGAGAAATTGCCTTAACATTTCAGACATTTACTTCGACATTCATCCGAGTAAGTTCCCCAAACATTTCATTCTTTGAGACGCCATGCAATATCTGTCTTCCCTTCATTTTAGATTTTGAGTTCTTGAAAAACTTGTTTCAGGGTAAATGGGTATGCTGATCTGTGTTTaatatggtaggaaaataacactttgctGGAGTTAGGAATCAGTTTTGTAGTCAGGATAATTAATTtggggcgtaaaatcgaagtaaaaattcgatttttaagcctgtagaaaaactgagtttttcccgccccttcagagtcgagAAAGTTTCtcctgaaaaaactttttacttctgctttttgatccgttttccaaactgtttGCATAGGATTTAGTGTTTTTATCAGAATTCTgctggttgtataaaagcttaacttttatacacgagcaacgttattctaactttCATACTTCTTGGTCTGTTGGCCGtaaattctcatctccccttctctgttcgtagattttcatgcaagatccatggggaggtgagaggccaattgatgACGATCTGCTAGCGCAACTACTTGAAGACGAAGAACAACCGTCGTTGCTAATCCAAGAAATTCCTTTCTCTCGTAACCCTTCAGAAAATCCCTCGACTAGACCGCAAAACATGGGCCGAGTAAAATCGACtacccagaaaaagaaatcaaccaacccttcaaaaaatcagcctgctcctcgggctgaaattccttcgacgaGCGGTCGAGCCGAAAACACTCATCTTGAAGTCCAAACACAGGCCCAACCCcgggacgtccttcgaccagacgttgaatggtacgttgctcctcctagccaaattact is a window of Humulus lupulus chromosome 4, drHumLupu1.1, whole genome shotgun sequence DNA encoding:
- the LOC133831272 gene encoding uncharacterized protein LOC133831272, with product MKPIIDDKKDTVTIRAVSRDEEGRKRVEKAELKTHDVDTAKYVEKKLIDKGVQRLERHPANGIGIRKPPPKSGHGGKYTWEGPGEIVENELSPTPPAIDEGDPNYVDEVAEERIVRGEDKEVAGLVVGEVEVAKVVENRECVARIEVDPHIKLN